One part of the Candidatus Borreliella tachyglossi genome encodes these proteins:
- the fliE gene encoding flagellar hook-basal body complex protein FliE, with product MKIDSFFTDNNIYLIRKNPLHFSLDVKHEEVGKTFKDTFLDVISRVNDSQLNASRMSDKAILSPDSVDVHDVVIAIAKANMNLNITKAIVERSVRAYQDMISIR from the coding sequence ATGAAGATTGATTCTTTTTTTACGGATAATAATATTTATTTGATTCGTAAAAATCCTTTACATTTTAGTTTGGATGTTAAGCATGAAGAGGTAGGTAAAACTTTTAAGGATACATTTTTGGATGTCATATCTCGTGTGAATGATAGTCAATTGAATGCTTCTAGAATGTCAGATAAGGCTATCTTGAGTCCAGACAGTGTTGATGTTCATGATGTTGTAATCGCTATTGCTAAGGCTAATATGAATTTAAATATCACAAAGGCTATTGTTGAGAGAAGTGTTAGGGCTTATCAAGATATGATTAGTATTCGTTAA
- the fliF gene encoding flagellar basal-body MS-ring/collar protein FliF, translated as MGNFITKFFTSVNKVFKKASIVQKVAFGCIGVAIIFALIFLVGFSTRSQSIALFGVGIKDQYLLDRIVQRLDRENAIYTITADGKIYLSDENVSKRMRAILVREELVPIHMDPWSLFDIDRWTITDFERNINLRRSITRAVEQHIVALDDVDAVSISLVMPEKALFKESQEAVKASVRITPKPGSDIVTNRKKVEGLVKLIQYAIEGLESENIAIVDNKGAILNDFSNLDGIDRIDLAEKERKLKLKYEAVLRDEIDSALSKVLSVDRFMIARINVKLDTSRQTTESKEYAPIEIQPQDPKVSYNTRKISDSTVISSQVRKREYEGQGYSPWGPPGQEGNTPPEYQDLSDIIGKSNEFQEIKNVALNEKKSLSEKEPARIAGVSLGIFVDGIWDFVYDESGNFVIENGMRKREYRAISDESLKNITDVLQSSFEYKPERGDSITVRNISFDRVNEFRKIDEDYFSSERFKSLLFIASIAFALLMLGFTLFFAISRELERRRRFREEELAKQAHLRRQQALMDGDDIGVDDVVGGLREGDELQDNAELLAREKPEDVAKLIRTWIFKNV; from the coding sequence TTGGGCAATTTTATTACTAAGTTTTTTACATCAGTGAATAAAGTTTTTAAAAAGGCTAGTATAGTTCAAAAAGTGGCTTTTGGGTGTATTGGTGTAGCTATAATTTTTGCACTTATTTTTTTAGTGGGATTTTCTACTAGGAGTCAAAGCATTGCTCTTTTTGGTGTTGGAATTAAAGATCAATATTTATTGGATAGAATAGTTCAAAGACTGGATAGAGAAAATGCTATATACACTATCACAGCTGATGGAAAGATTTATTTAAGTGATGAGAATGTGTCAAAGAGAATGAGAGCGATTCTTGTGAGGGAGGAGCTTGTACCTATCCATATGGATCCTTGGTCTCTTTTTGATATTGATAGATGGACTATTACAGATTTTGAGAGAAATATTAATCTTAGAAGGTCAATTACGAGAGCTGTTGAGCAGCATATTGTTGCTCTTGATGATGTAGATGCTGTTAGTATTAGTCTTGTGATGCCTGAGAAGGCTCTTTTTAAAGAATCACAAGAAGCGGTTAAAGCTTCTGTTAGGATTACTCCCAAGCCTGGATCTGATATTGTCACTAATCGTAAGAAGGTAGAGGGACTTGTCAAGTTAATTCAATATGCTATTGAAGGTCTTGAATCAGAGAATATTGCTATTGTTGACAATAAGGGAGCCATCTTAAATGATTTTTCTAATTTAGATGGAATCGATAGGATTGATTTAGCTGAAAAGGAAAGAAAGCTTAAATTGAAATATGAGGCTGTGCTTCGAGATGAAATTGATTCTGCTTTAAGTAAAGTTTTGTCTGTTGATAGATTTATGATTGCAAGAATCAATGTGAAGCTTGATACTTCTCGTCAAACTACGGAATCTAAGGAATATGCTCCTATTGAAATTCAACCTCAAGATCCAAAAGTTTCTTATAATACAAGAAAAATAAGTGATTCTACAGTTATCTCTTCTCAGGTGCGCAAACGAGAGTATGAGGGCCAGGGTTATAGTCCATGGGGGCCCCCTGGTCAGGAGGGAAATACTCCTCCTGAATATCAAGATTTAAGCGATATTATTGGCAAGTCAAATGAATTCCAGGAAATAAAGAATGTTGCTCTTAATGAAAAGAAATCTTTAAGTGAAAAGGAGCCTGCTAGAATTGCGGGGGTTTCTTTGGGTATTTTTGTAGATGGTATTTGGGATTTTGTTTATGATGAGTCTGGAAATTTTGTTATAGAGAATGGCATGCGAAAAAGAGAATATAGGGCTATTTCTGATGAATCTTTGAAAAATATTACAGATGTGTTGCAGAGTTCTTTTGAATATAAGCCAGAAAGAGGTGATTCAATCACTGTTAGGAATATTTCTTTTGATCGAGTAAATGAATTTAGAAAGATAGATGAAGATTATTTTTCAAGTGAGAGATTTAAGTCTTTGTTGTTTATTGCAAGCATAGCGTTTGCATTGTTAATGCTAGGATTTACATTATTCTTTGCTATTTCTAGAGAACTTGAAAGGCGAAGACGATTTAGGGAAGAGGAGCTTGCAAAACAGGCACACTTGAGGCGTCAGCAGGCATTAATGGATGGGGATGATATTGGTGTTGATGATGTTGTTGGAGGACTTAGAGAGGGAGACGAGCTTCAAGATAATGCTGAGCTTTTAGCTCGAGAAAAGCCTGAGGATGTTGCTAAACTTATTAGAACATGGATTTTTAAGAATGTATGA
- the flgC gene encoding flagellar basal body rod protein FlgC, with translation MGLFSSINTASTGLTAQRLRIDVISNNIANVETTRTADGGPYRRQRIIFSPRVRNPYWRGPFIPGYLDNGIGQGVRVAGIEKDKAPLRLKYDPTHPDAIRSGEREGYVELPNVNLVEEMVDMISASRGYEANSTVINSSKAMFRSALSILQS, from the coding sequence ATGGGATTGTTTTCAAGTATTAATACTGCTTCAACAGGGTTGACAGCTCAAAGGTTGAGAATTGATGTTATTTCAAATAATATTGCAAATGTAGAAACTACTAGAACCGCTGATGGGGGGCCTTATAGAAGGCAGAGAATAATTTTTTCTCCGAGGGTTAGAAATCCGTATTGGAGAGGGCCTTTTATTCCTGGGTATCTTGATAATGGAATTGGGCAAGGTGTTAGGGTTGCTGGTATTGAAAAAGATAAAGCTCCTTTAAGATTGAAATATGACCCAACACATCCTGATGCAATAAGGTCTGGTGAACGGGAGGGTTATGTTGAACTTCCTAATGTTAATTTAGTTGAAGAGATGGTGGATATGATCTCTGCTTCTCGTGGTTATGAGGCAAATTCTACTGTTATTAATAGTAGCAAGGCGATGTTTAGGAGCGCATTATCAATACTGCAGAGTTAA
- the flgB gene encoding flagellar basal body rod protein FlgB — MNGFERSIDLAHRYLDVLTLRQNVISDNIANVDTPNFKRSKVTFEAELERAILNERVGDLSLLKGNEKHLNGLKEVGYLDIKPYKMLDYLSTQNNNGNNVNIDSEIKSLVQNQMMYNLFANIQAHYFKSVNIVIK, encoded by the coding sequence ATGAATGGCTTTGAAAGATCAATAGATTTAGCACATAGGTATTTGGATGTTTTGACTTTAAGGCAGAATGTAATATCTGATAATATTGCCAATGTAGATACTCCAAATTTTAAGAGAAGTAAGGTCACTTTTGAAGCTGAGCTTGAGCGAGCGATTTTGAATGAGAGGGTAGGTGATTTATCTTTGTTAAAGGGCAACGAAAAGCATCTAAATGGATTGAAAGAGGTGGGATATTTAGATATTAAGCCTTACAAAATGCTTGATTATCTATCTACGCAAAATAATAATGGTAATAATGTTAATATTGATTCTGAGATTAAAAGTCTTGTTCAAAATCAAATGATGTATAACTTGTTTGCAAATATACAGGCCCATTATTTTAAAAGTGTGAATATTGTAATAAAATAA